Proteins from one Desulfonema limicola genomic window:
- a CDS encoding leucine-rich repeat domain-containing protein has product MYINIMSGAYDESWIKVEKYLKIFLVKCHMSNKLSLSYADRHLPTVLKLTKLNTLFMNAVEMDILPLEICEFNKLRHLGLTLCSIQKLPKEIGKLNSLQSLVLTSNSLVYLPIELGDLFYLKELNLSYNQIVSLPPEICKLKNLEILNLECNQIIKLPKEIGKLESLKTLSLKDNILSEIPKEIFNLPNIEVLNIGGNNITIDDIKNYEINGISIIIEYSNISEVNDSRIGGSVKFKRNKSDQYFIVKENRHNVTIYERKTGSFVIKYNNGSYYYDRIDEFCISPDDKHLVIIENDCEEYPGQGTLSIYDIQTKERKKFENTLLCALSDITFSEDGRYVKTKQFSRSDTIWDYQTGKIVICG; this is encoded by the coding sequence ATATGTCAAACAAGCTAAGTTTATCTTACGCGGATAGACATTTACCAACAGTATTAAAACTGACCAAGCTGAATACTTTATTTATGAATGCCGTTGAAATGGATATTTTGCCGTTAGAAATTTGTGAGTTTAATAAATTAAGGCATTTAGGATTGACCTTATGTTCGATACAGAAACTGCCGAAAGAAATCGGTAAACTGAACTCACTTCAATCCCTAGTTCTTACCAGTAACAGTCTTGTATATTTGCCAATAGAACTCGGTGATCTTTTTTATTTAAAGGAATTGAATTTATCATATAATCAAATTGTTAGTTTGCCGCCGGAAATTTGTAAACTGAAAAACTTGGAAATACTAAATTTGGAATGTAATCAGATTATAAAACTGCCAAAAGAGATAGGGAAACTTGAAAGCCTTAAAACATTATCGTTGAAAGATAATATTTTGTCAGAAATCCCAAAGGAAATATTCAATTTACCAAATATAGAAGTCTTGAATATTGGAGGAAACAATATCACGATTGATGATATAAAAAATTATGAAATAAATGGTATATCCATTATTATTGAATACAGTAATATTTCGGAAGTCAACGACTCTCGAATAGGCGGTTCAGTCAAATTTAAACGGAACAAGAGCGATCAGTACTTTATAGTTAAGGAAAACCGACATAATGTGACTATTTACGAACGGAAAACTGGCTCATTTGTTATAAAATATAACAACGGAAGTTATTATTATGACAGAATCGATGAATTTTGTATCAGCCCGGATGATAAGCATCTGGTCATTATTGAGAATGATTGCGAAGAGTATCCTGGCCAGGGAACTCTTTCCATTTACGATATTCAAACCAAAGAAAGAAAGAAATTTGAAAACACGCTACTTTGCGCGCTGTCTGATATCACCTTCAGTGAAGACGGGCGGTACGTGAAGACCAAGCAATTTTCAAGGAGTGACACAATTTGGGATTATCAAACTGGAAAAATTGTAATTTGCGGGTAA